The Bradyrhizobium sp. CCGB01 genome segment TTTGGCGACGCGTTTTTCAACGTCGCGCTCCGGAAAGCCGTCAGCCTGAAGGATGCGTTTCTCGATGCGCGCTCACTCGTCCGGAAGCGAGAACTGCGGGAACGTTTCGAGCCGTCGAATCCGCTCATGGCCGGCGGTGCAGACGTGCTGCCGTTGCTTGTCGGACGCCCTTGAACAACCGGCCGCGAGCGCAGAGGCTATTACGCGCGGGCGCATCGCCGTTTCCGGTTACCCCCGATTATGCAGACTGTTTGGCGGTCCCCTCGGACTTCGCATTTGGGCCAAGAGGCGAAATTGACTCGGCGTCACGCAAAAAAGCAATATCCTGCCGAGGAAGTGATCGGCACCTCTAACGGCGTGCACTTCTGGCTGAACCTTCGCGCGGTTCCGACGACCCACGCAAATGGGCTGGGAAACGGAGGTTTCCATGACCAGTTCCAATGGACGCCCGGCGCATCTTTATCGATTGACGATAGCGCGCACGGTGGGATTGTGTACGGTCGCATTTTTCGGCATCAACACAGCCTATTCACATGACCTGATGCGACCAGAACTGAACGCTTGGTTCAAAAGTCTCAAGAACAAGGCAGGTGAGTCGTGCTGTGATGGTGGGGACGGCCAATATGCGGTGGCCGAGTGGGATATGGCAAAAAATGGCTATAGAGTCCTTCTGAAGCATCCGCATCGGCCAAACGAACCCGGGCAATGGTTTGACGTGCCAAACTCTGTCGTGCTCAACCGGCAGAACCTCAGCGGCAGGGCGATGGTTTGGTGGTGGCCGTCCTACGCCGACGGAAGAATGACTCCTCTGTGGCGCTGCTTCATTCCCGGACCGGAGGGATGATTCTTCCCTGGCAAAACAATAAGCCACCCGTAGCCCGCCATGGGTCATAAGCGGCGGTGGACGCCGGGGCCGCCCAGCGTCTCGTCTACCTCCCACAGCCGACATCTTAATGGTTTGAGCGTTGTTCGGCTTGGGGCCAAAACCGAAGTGACAAGCCTTATTCAATCACCTCGTCCGCGCGCGTGAGAACGTTCGCCGGGATTTCGATACCGAGCGCTTTCGCGGTCTTGAGATTAATGACAAGCAGGTATTTGGTGGCCTGCTCAATAGGAAGCTCGGCCGCTTTGGCGCCCTTCAGCATTCGGTCGGCATAGTGTGCCCCGATTCGAGACAAGGCAAGAAAGTCCGGCCGTAGGAAATCAGTCCACCCGCTCGCGCAAAGGCCGGGGTCGAAGGAGATCGATGGTAAGCCGGCCTTTACCGCGAGATCGGGTACACGGTTCGACGGAACGGAAAATATTGGGTCACTAAATATGTCCAGGGCCTCTGCTTTCTGGGTTTTTGCAGCGGCAATGGCGCGAGGCACTTCTCCCGCTTCGCGCAAATCAAATACGTCTAGCTGAAAGCCGAGCTTCGTGCCGCAGTTGGTATCTCCGGAAATACCAGCCGATGCATCTCATTTAAGGTGTTGAGGAACACTGCGAATGCGCGATGAAAAGAAGCCCGATCCCAGGGCGATGCTTTTTCCGCATGAGGTGGTGTCCGCTGGAGTTGTGATGCAGGACGACCAGGTAAAGGTCTCATGCGTGTTGGCAGACCATCCTCCGCTTCCAGTTGCGTTGTCATATCGTTTTGACACGGCTGATCGTTCGGTCGTTTTCTCAGGGAATACCCGAAAGACCGACGCTCTGATCGATCTTGCCAAGGGCGCCGACATATTCGTATGCGAGGCGCAGTATCTCCCGGGAACGCGCAAGGTGCTCGACCAAGCTGTGCAGGCCGGCAGGTTCGACAAGGATACTGCGGCTGATCTTTTCAAGAGCATTTCAGGGAACGCTCTCACCGTCGAACAGGCGGGCGAAGTCGCTCAAGCCGCGGGCGTCAAAACACTGGTCCTAAGTCATTTTGTCCCTGCTGTGGCCGACCAGGTTTTCGTGGATGAGGCTCGTAAAACGTTCTCTGGCGATATTATAGCTGGGCGAGACCTGCTCGAACTCTAGTCGTGTTCGTGGGCTCAATGTCCACTATGGGTCAAAAGCCGCGCAAACCTTGCTCAAGAAGTTCTCGCGATCGATCTTCAGTGCCTCCGGAAAACGTATCGATGTTTTAATCTTGCGGTTGTCGTCCGAGCGGCATACTCGATGCGATCTATGTCGGCGTTATCGGCCGCAGTAACGTCCAAACGCCAATTCATGTCGTTCGGATAACCTTCGTCGCATTCGATTTCGACCGCGATGACCAATTCGCCCCCCGGAAAGCTCCGGATCTCCTGCAGTGCGATCAGCTCCAGATCTTTCCTTGACACGCTGATCATTGCGAGGCTCCGCCGCCACTTCCTCTGACAACACGTTGTGTTATTGCCTCGTTCCTAAAGCTCGAGACGAACTGCAGTCTTGTCGCACACGGAAAGGCACAGAAGACCCCGTCAGTTTTAGAGGAACCTGGCTCTCCACGGTTCATTGTCGCTCGAGGAGGACGCCATGACTGACACGCCATCCCAAACCCAAACCTCAACTTTCGCTGCCGCCAACGAAACGGTCCGCGAGGTCGCACGCGATGTCCGCGAGGGGCTCGGCGATGGCAAGCCGCCTGGCAGTGGAAGGCCATCGTCAGCAACCTAACGCGCGAGGCTCCGCTCGCATCGCTCGGAATCGCCATGCTGATTGGATATACATTGGCGCGCCGTTGATCGCTCTCCGCTCTTGGCGTCGAGGAGAAGGAATGTACGGCCCTTCCAGGTCGAGGCCGAAGCCAACGACAAGAACGCCGAATGCGTCAAAGAGCGCTGGCCAACTTCGACGACAACCGCGGCACAGCCGCGACGCTGCTCGCTGAGGCCGGCGCAATGGCCCCGGAGATCGCCGCGGCGCTATGCTGGAGCGTCGACAAGGCGCGGAAGGTGATCGATCTCTACCTCGTCAGACGGGGCGTGCTGGCGGCCAATGCAATAGCGAAGCTTGAGCAATTTCGAGATCAAAAGACTGCATCACCGGAGTAGAAGCCAAGCAGCGGATGCTGGAGGCTAATATGATTTGTGCCTTCGGTTTTGCAGCTTCTACGGCGTGATGCGTCGCAGCACGATGGCTGCTTGCTGCGCTGCGCCTAAACACTCTCGCAACCACGCATCGAACTATCGGTATGCATCACCTTTGTTCTGCACGTGGATGCGCGTGCAGGAACACAAGGAGATGAGTTCGCATTGTCCATCAGTTTCATTTGTGCGTGAGGCCGATCATGCAAGTTCTTTGGAGAATGATCGCGATTGCAACAATCCCAGCTTGGATGGCGATCTACTCAACTCCTGCTGTCGGACAAAACTTCGATGACAGGTGGTCCATCATTCCAAGAGCTCGCGCGGAGCCGGCTCTTGAAGGAAGCGACCAGACAAAGAAGGACGAAACACAAACGCAACCTTCGACCACACAGCAAACGCAACCTCACACTTCGGAAGAGCCCTCGAAAGATCGTTCAGGAGCTCCCTCTCCGAATCGAGTCTTCT includes the following:
- a CDS encoding septal ring lytic transglycosylase RlpA family protein, yielding MQVLWRMIAIATIPAWMAIYSTPAVGQNFDDRWSIIPRARAEPALEGSDQTKKDETQTQPSTTQQTQPHTSEEPSKDRSGAPSPNRVFSGSASYYSYSKGKTASGSSFDRNRLTAAHRRLPFGTKLRVTHGSRSVIVIVNDRGPFVRGRVLDLSLAAARSLGITDRGVAQIHAEVL
- a CDS encoding ABC transporter substrate binding protein — translated: MSGDTNCGTKLGFQLDVFDLREAGEVPRAIAAAKTQKAEALDIFSDPIFSVPSNRVPDLAVKAGLPSISFDPGLCASGWTDFLRPDFLALSRIGAHYADRMLKGAKAAELPIEQATKYLLVINLKTAKALGIEIPANVLTRADEVIE
- a CDS encoding MBL fold metallo-hydrolase — translated: MRDEKKPDPRAMLFPHEVVSAGVVMQDDQVKVSCVLADHPPLPVALSYRFDTADRSVVFSGNTRKTDALIDLAKGADIFVCEAQYLPGTRKVLDQAVQAGRFDKDTAADLFKSISGNALTVEQAGEVAQAAGVKTLVLSHFVPAVADQVFVDEARKTFSGDIIAGRDLLEL